TAAAATTTTATATTTTTATAGATTTTAACATTTTTGGAAAAATTATCAATAAATAATATTAATATAAAATTATAATCCGAAAAACTCAACACTAAATGCCTGAACAAAAACACAAACAAACCCTAAACCCAATCTTAAGCATTATTCTAAACCAAACCCTAAACCCAGCGTAAACTATAATCCTAAACGCTAAACCTTTCCTACTACCTAAACCCTACCTAAACCAAACCTAAACCCTACATAAACCCTAAACCCAAACCTAACCCTAATCCCTAAACCCTTCCAACTACCTAAACCTACCTAACCCTACCTAACCCTAAACCCTATCTAACCCTAAACCCTATCTAAACCTAACCCTAAACCCTACATAAACCCTAAACCCTACATAAACCTAACCCTAATCCCTAAACCCTTCCTACTACCTAAACCCTAAACCCTATCTAACCCTAACTATAAACCCTACCTAACCCTAAACCCTACCTAAACCCTAAACCCTACCTAACCCTAAGCCCTATTTAACCATAAACCCTACTAACCCTAACCCTAAACCCTATCTAACCCTAGACCCTAAATCCTACCTAACCCTAAACCCTATCTAACCCTAAACCCTATCTACCCTAAAACCCTATCTAACCCTAAACCCTNNNNNNNNNNNNNNNNNNNNNNNNNNNNNNNNNNNNNNNNNNNNNNNNNNNNNNNNNNNNNNNNNNNTCTAACCCTAAACCCTATCTAACCCTAAACCCTATTTAACCCTACCCCTAAACCCTATCTAACCCTAAGCCCTATATAACCCTAAACCCTATCTAACCCATTATTATTGTTGCTATTAGGTAAATGAACAGGAGGAAAAAAAAAGATGATGAAAAAGAATACAATAGTCCGTACTTTTATTTCTTTTGGTTTGAGATTTGACCCCAAAATCAGGTAAATGTAAAAACATGTGGGGATTAATGTTTTAAGAGCTTTATATAAGCCTACTAACCCTAACCCTAAACCCTATCTAACCCTAAGCCCTATATAACCCTAAACCCTATCTAACCCTAAACCCTGCCTAACCCTAAACCCTACCTAACCCTAAACCCTAAAACCTACCTAACCCTAAACCCTACCTAACTAAACATTAAACCCTGTCTAACCCTAAACCCTATCTAACCCTAAACCCTACCTAACCCTAAACNNNNNNNNNNNNNNNNNNNNNNNNNNNNNNNNNNNNNNNNNNNNNNNNNNNNNNNNNNNNNNNNNNNNNNNNNNNNNNNNNNNNNNNNNNNNNNNNNNNNNNNNNNNNNNNNNNNNNNNNNNNNNNNNNNNNNNNNNNNNNNNNNNNNNNNNNNNNNNNNNNNNNNNNNNNNNNNNNNNNNNNNNNNNNNNNNNNNNNNNNNNNNNNNNNNNNNNNNNNNNNNNNNNNNNNNNNNNNNNNNNNNNNNNNNNNNNNNNNNNNNNNNNNNNNNNNNNNNNNNNNNNNNNNNNNNNNNNNNNNNNNNNNNNNNNNNNNNNNNNNNNNNNNNNNNNNNNNNNNNNNNNNNNNNNNNNNNNNNNNNNNNNNNNNNNNNNNNNNNNNNNNNNNNNNNNNNNNNNNNNNNNNNNNNNNNNNNNNNNNNNNNNNNNNNNNNNNNNNNNNNNNNNNNNNNNNNNNNNNNNNNNNNNNNNNNNNNNNNNNNNNNNNNNNNNNNNNNNNNNNNNNNNNNNNNNNNNNNNNNNNNNNNNNNNNNNNNNNNNNNNNNNNNNNNNNNNNNNNNNNNNNNNNNNNNNNNNNNNNNNNNNNNNNNNNNNNNNNNNNNNNNNNNNNNNNNNNNNNNNNNNNNNNNNNNNNNNNNNNNNNNNNNNNNNNNNNNNNNNNNNNNNNNNNNNNNNNNNNNNNNNNNNNNNNNNNNNNNNNNNNNNNNNNNNNNNNNNNNNNNNNNNNNNNNNNNNNNNNNNNNNNNNNNNNNNNNNNNNNNNNNNNNNNNNNNNNNNNNNNNNNNNNNNNNNNNNNNNNNNNNNNNNNNNNNNNNNNNNNNNNNNNNNNNNNNNNNNNNNNNNNNNNNNNNNNNNNNNNNNNNNNNNNNNNNNNNNNNNNNNNNNNNNNNNNNNNNNNNNNNNNNNNNNNNNNNNNNNNNNNNNNNNNNNNNNNNNNNNNNNNNNNNNNNNNNNNNNNNNNNNNNNNNNNNNNNNNNNNNNNNNNNNNNNNNNNNNNNNNNNNNNNNNNNNNNNNNNNNNNNNNNNNNNNNNNNNNNNNNNNNNNNNNNNNNNNNNNNNNNNNNNNNNNNNNNNNNNNNNNNNNNNNNNNNNNNNNNNNNNNNNNNNNNNNNNNNNNNNNNNNNNNNNNNNNNNNNNNNNNNNNNNNNNNNNNNNNNNNNNNNNNNNNNNNNNNNNNNNNNNATACTAACCCTAAACCCTACCTAACCCTAAACCCTACCTAACACTAAACCCTACCTAACCCTAAACCCTACCTAACCCTAAACCCTACAACCTACCTAACCCTTAAACCCTACCTAACTAAACACTAAACCCTGTCTAACCCTAAACCCTATCTAACCCTAAACCCTATCGNNNNNNNNNNNNNNNNNNNNNNNNNNNNNNNNNNNNNNNNNNNNNNNNNNNNNNNNNNNNNNNNNNNNNNNNNNNNNNNNNNNNNNNNNNNNNNNNNNNNNNNNNNNNNNNNNNNNNNNNNNNNNNNNNCAAACCCTAAAACCTACCTAACCCTAAACCCTACCTAACTAAACCCTAAACCCTGTCTAACCCTAAACCCTATCTAACCCTAAACCCTATCGNNNNNNNNNNNNNNNNNNNNNNNNNNNNNNNNNNNNNNNNNNNNNNNNNNNNNNNNNNNNNNNNNNNNNNNNNNNNNNNNNNNNNNNNNNNNNNNNNNNNNNNNNNNNNNNNNNNNNNNNNNNNNNNNNNNNNNNNNNNNNNNNNNNNNNNNNNNNNNNNNNNNNNNNNNNNNNNNNNNNNNNNTAAACCCTACCTAACCCTAAACCCTACCTAACCCTAAACCGTACTAACCCTAAAAAAGCCTGCCTAAAACCTAACCTTAAACCCTAATTAAACCCTAAACCCTACCTAAACCTAACCCTAAATTGCCCTAATAATCTCAAACAATAATCTCAAAACTTAAAGCTAAAAAATATTTATTTTGATAATGTTAATGTTGTTTTGATATTTAAATAACAAATTACATAGCGGATTATTTTATTGCCAAAATATTTTGAAAGCTGTATATCTTATGAATAAAAAGGTAATTTATATTTTAATAACATTAAATTTTGTTAAAATAGAATGAAAAACTATTATCATAAATAAATAAAGAATTTTGATGAAATTTGAAAATCTTCGAATCAATAACAATTAATTAGTAATATTTCAAAAACCCTTAAACTATTATAGCAGTAGAATCTCAAAAAAAAAAAATTAAAGTTCTCAAACATTTATTTGCCAATAAGAATCCTTAATATTTAGGGTTAGTAGGGTCTAGGGTTAGTAGGCCAATAAGTTCTCATTCAAAAAAAAAAAAATTCTTTGCATAAATTTGAAACAAGTTTTGTTTTCTCACTAGAGACCCAAGTTTAAATTATACCACTAGAATATTTTAATATTTAATTGTTCAGAAATAACAAGATAATGTTCTTAAAACAAAGTATGTTTTATATACACTACTAAACTTAATATCCCAATGGTTTTATTAAGAGATAAAGTTTTCTTTTGGTTTTATCGACAATGAAACTGTACTATTTATAGACCTTAATGCCAAAATGTCATTCCAAATCTAGTACTATTGGACAATTAATTTTGTATTAACTTCCTAGTAAATAACTTAAACTAGAACTTCACCCGCGCTCCCACGCAGGTATTTGATTTAACTTGTGTTCAACGTAAACTCATAAGTTTTATAAAAAAAAATATTTTTTTTTATGTTTTGTAATTGACATATATAGTAGAATATATTATATTATATTATAATATAAATTTATGATAATAATCTTTTTATTTGTACATAATTTTTTTAACATGTTGTTTTTATTGTTAATTTATTTTAAAATGAAACAATATACTAATTTTTTTTCAATTTTTGCATTAATTTTCTATGGAATATTATTAATTTTATGATATTTTGTTTTTTTAAAAAAAATTGAACTCTCGAAATTTTTATATTTGATTAAAATATATAAAGTAATACTGTATTAAAAATTGTTTTATATAATATATACTATATATTTCAGTTTGTGTTATCTCCCTTTGATACAAACGAGTTAGTTAATGTTCGTACAATATTAATAATGGTCAATATATGAATATAGATTTGGTTAGGTAAGCTTTGGAATTGTAATTAATTAATTTAAATTTATTTTAAATGTTGTGGCAGAATTTGTAAATAAAAAGAAATACAAAAATGAAGTAATTTATACTCCTATCTATGTTTCCAAACAATTCACATTTATACTGTTATCTATGTTTTCAAACAGTACCAAAACCAAAAAGTATTCAGTTTTAATAATGTTAGATGCCGAGTGAATAACTTGATTTACTTATTGCTCAAATAATAACTCAAAAGCATGATCGTGTAAAATCGCTCGTCAAGTACCACCTACTTGTGGGGGATGTTGAACAAGTTGGCAAGTTGCTCCCCGGCTTGAGATGGAACGTGCGAGTACTAATAATGGCAACGGTCTTGCCTTCGGTTTCATTCTTGGTTAAGTAGTCTCTGAGATAGTTCATGTAAGAACGAACTACTAGGATTGTGTTGAGACCCACAGACCTTACATAGAAAAGCACATGGAACCTCTACTTGAGCAAGACTGCACCAACCTACATCAATGGTGGGAAGAACACCATTGTGTCACTAGACTTTAAGAACTTAAATGTAGAGGAATACACGTTTAAGGATTGGGTAAACATAATAATATTACGATTATAACATTCAATATTATTACAAATCAAATACAGCTATTATATTACACAAAGTTGATTGCTTAACTAAATATGTTTATCTTCATTGCTGTAACCGTTTCCCTCGAGCTCCACAAGCCTCTCTGCAGGTTGTCTGCACACTGGACACTCATTTTTCTGAAACCTTAACGCCTTAGCACATCCGCTACACATACACTGCACACATAATAAACCAATTCAAAAACTCACAACAGAACAACTTTTGTTTGTTGCTGCTTGCTTGCTTCTTTACAAATGAAACATTACATACCATGTGTCTGCAGGGGAGAACAATCGTATCGCGCGCTTCAGACAAGCACACAACGCATTCTTTTCCCTGGTCAGTTCCATAGATATCCTGCAGCTCATATCTGGCCCCATTCACCCATAGCAACTGCTTCACCACTCTTATCTTAACCTCACCTTTCTCCTTCACAAAGGTCACTTGAGTAATCTGCGCATTCCTAGACTTTCCTTCTTCAGGAGCTGCTGCCTCCATCTTAACCGCCAGCGGATAGGTACAAGTTCCAACCTCCTCCTTGAACAGCTCTGAATCTTCAAATAACGACAAGTCCACACCAGTTCCAGACGGCTGTACGTACTTGTGGCCAAGTCCTCCCTTTTCGAAATCAAAAGTGATTAATGGTAAAGTATCTCCCTTCGTCGCTGTGAGATTGAACTGTGAGTCTTCTTCCGCAAAGAAAACGAGTGTGATCCTGTTCCTCCCCACCAATAAAACAAACCAAAAAGATTCAAATAAAACAAACAAGCCACGTGGTAGAAAAAGTGGAAAACTAAAAAAAAACCTTCCGGGGACGGTTGCATCGAACGAGAAGGAGACGAGGAGTTGACCCGGGTTCTCCGGGTCGGGTCGGAGCCTCAGAGTCTCCTTCCTCAGATTAACTTCGTTGCGGATCGTGGCGGGCTTCTGGTACTCGATGTAAGGAGGCGGCGTCGTCGCGGGGACTTTGTGTTTTTTTCCACCGTCTCTGATGCGGCAGCAGCAGCAGAAGATGTTCCCCATGGTTGATTTTTCTTTGATCGATTGATTGGAAATTTTGGAGGATTTTTGAGATGAATCGGAGTCAAACTAGGAACAAGTCAATGCTGTGGCGTCATTATTTAAGCTATAATCAAGTAAACGTCTTTGTCCTTAATAAAAAAAAATAGTACTAAAATAATTGATTTAGTTAGGACCACTAATCTATGTGTAATAATCTCGCATAAAGGTCTTCAAAGTCTATGATAGACGGAAAGTTATTCTCGACCTACTAATACTAATTGTTAGGCTTATGTTAATTTGTGTGGTTTAGTGGAAAACATCGGTTAAAGGCTTAAAAAAAGCTAACTTGCGTGTGTGGAATGGATTACATCATCGGGTCATTATTAGTCAATATTTGCTTCTTTTTCTTTCAGAATTATTCCTAACATTTTTTTGGTAAAATGTCTCGATTGTAGAACGTACACTAATAATCAACAGCAAATATTTTAATTATGAAATTTAGGTATGATGATATATCTTAAATCCCAGGTTGTGAGACTATATATATACAAAGTTCATATAACGTAAAAAGGTGATCTTATATCATCTTGACAATTTTTTGATGATCTTAAATCTTTATTTCATGACTATATATATATAACGTCAGTGAAAAAGGAGTCTGGATTCTGAAAACATCCAAACATATTATCAAGATACATTGGTGACTGTGAATTTCACAAAAATGGAATAAACAACACAAAAATGGAATAAACAACAAAAATACAAAATCTACAACAACTCTCGAGTCTCGATCTCATGTTGTTGTATGAGTTTTTCTTCATCTTTTTCCTCGTATATTGTCCCCAAA
This genomic interval from Brassica oleracea var. oleracea cultivar TO1000 chromosome C2, BOL, whole genome shotgun sequence contains the following:
- the LOC106322684 gene encoding probable E3 ubiquitin-protein ligase LUL1, with product MGNIFCCCCRIRDGGKKHKVPATTPPPYIEYQKPATIRNEVNLRKETLRLRPDPENPGQLLVSFSFDATVPGRITLVFFAEEDSQFNLTATKGDTLPLITFDFEKGGLGHKYVQPSGTGVDLSLFEDSELFKEEVGTCTYPLAVKMEAAAPEEGKSRNAQITQVTFVKEKGEVKIRVVKQLLWVNGARYELQDIYGTDQGKECVVCLSEARDTIVLPCRHMCMCSGCAKALRFQKNECPVCRQPAERLVELEGNGYSNEDKHI